A single window of Taeniopygia guttata chromosome 1, bTaeGut7.mat, whole genome shotgun sequence DNA harbors:
- the CGGBP1 gene encoding CGG triplet repeat-binding protein 1, with the protein MERFGVKSAPSRNRSKTALYVTPQDRVTEFGSELHEDGGKLFCTSCNVVLNHVRKSAINDHLKSKTHTKRKAEFEEQNIRKKQRTLTASLQCNSTAQTEKSSVIQDFVKMCLEANIPLEKADHPSVRAFLSRYVKNGSSIPKSEQLRKAYLPDGYDNENQLINTEDR; encoded by the coding sequence ATGGAGCGGTTCGGGGTGAAGTCGGCGCCGTCGCGGAACCGCTCCAAGACCGCTCTGTACGTGACCCCCCAGGACCGCGTGACGGAGTTCGGCAGCGAGCTGCACGAGGACGGAGGGAAGCTCTTCTGCACCTCCTGCAACGTGGTGCTGAACCACGTCCGCAAATCCGCCATCAACGACCACCTCAAGTCCAAAACGCACACCAAGAGGAAGGCGGAGTTCGAGGAGCAGAACATCAGGAAGAAGCAAAGGACTCTGACTGCCTCCCTGCAGTGCAACAGCACTGCCCAGACAGAGAAAAGCAGCGTGATCCAGGACTTTGTGAAAATGTGCCTGGAAGCCAATATCCCCCTGGAGAAGGCCGATCACCCCTCTGTGCGAGCCTTCCTGTCCCGCTACGTCAAGAACGGCAGCTCCATACCCAAGTCGGAGCAGCTAAGGAAAGCCTATCTGCCTGATGGCTATGACAATGAGAACCAGCTCATCAACACTGAAGACCGTTGA